In Patescibacteria group bacterium, the following are encoded in one genomic region:
- the gpmI gene encoding 2,3-bisphosphoglycerate-independent phosphoglycerate mutase, which translates to MNKKINNFVSLIILDGWGIAPDSRGNAISLAQTPNFDYLLANYKTLTLNAAGEDVGLLNGQPSTAEYSYLNIGAGRKIYQPLIEIDNAINNKSFFVHKILRKAFLDIKKNNQTLHLIGVISAQRKISSLDHLYALLIMAQKIGLAKVNLHLILDFYQAEQENALQLIDQIQTELNMLGLGQICSISGRNYALNDNKEWGKTKKIYTTIFEGKSEKVYNRVDKAINSFYAQDIFDENIPPLIIGDYDGVQDGDGVVFFNFNPQGLYQLGRAICQSNFNLFQRNHFFKKINLVTLTNYGSEFKAKIVFDRSEIKNTLGEIISRQGLKQLHLTETEKYIYTTYFLNGRRLEPFNNETDIAVTSPYLDDYQQNPQMSAVKIAKKIASLILENTYDFIAISLVNADMVGHSGNLEATIKAIEAIDRALGILVEIIQSQRGRAIILGSHGNAEEMIKLQTGQIDQEHSLNPVPMIFLGADWKRDDSLVNLLDLSLIQPAGILADVAPTILKIMGIKTPQEMTGHSLI; encoded by the coding sequence ATGAATAAAAAAATAAATAATTTTGTAAGTTTAATTATTTTAGATGGTTGGGGTATAGCTCCTGATTCTAGGGGGAATGCGATTAGTTTAGCGCAAACACCTAATTTTGATTATTTACTAGCAAATTATAAAACTTTGACTTTAAATGCAGCTGGCGAAGATGTGGGTTTATTAAATGGTCAACCAAGCACAGCCGAGTATAGCTATTTAAATATTGGCGCTGGAAGGAAAATTTATCAACCACTGATCGAAATTGATAACGCTATTAATAATAAATCGTTTTTTGTTCACAAAATTTTACGTAAAGCTTTTTTAGATATAAAAAAAAACAATCAGACGTTGCATTTGATTGGTGTTATTTCAGCACAAAGAAAAATTAGTTCTTTAGATCACTTATATGCTTTATTAATCATGGCCCAGAAAATAGGTTTGGCTAAAGTTAATTTGCATTTAATTTTAGATTTTTATCAAGCTGAACAAGAGAATGCTCTGCAATTAATTGATCAAATTCAAACCGAATTAAATATGTTAGGTTTAGGTCAAATTTGTTCAATAAGTGGTCGAAATTATGCTTTAAATGACAATAAGGAATGGGGAAAAACTAAAAAAATTTATACGACCATTTTTGAAGGCAAAAGTGAAAAAGTTTACAATCGAGTTGATAAAGCTATTAATAGTTTCTATGCTCAAGATATTTTTGATGAAAACATACCGCCATTGATTATTGGTGATTATGATGGTGTCCAGGATGGGGATGGGGTCGTATTTTTTAATTTTAATCCACAGGGTTTATATCAATTAGGGAGAGCTATCTGTCAGTCTAATTTTAATTTGTTTCAACGTAATCATTTTTTTAAAAAAATTAATTTAGTTACTTTAACCAACTATGGAAGCGAATTCAAGGCTAAAATAGTTTTTGATCGATCGGAAATAAAAAATACTCTAGGCGAAATTATTAGCCGACAAGGTTTAAAACAATTACATTTGACCGAGACGGAAAAATATATTTATACAACGTATTTTTTAAATGGTCGGCGCTTAGAACCTTTTAATAACGAAACAGATATAGCCGTTACCTCACCTTATTTGGATGACTATCAACAAAATCCACAAATGTCAGCCGTTAAAATAGCCAAAAAAATAGCTAGTTTGATTTTGGAAAATACTTATGATTTTATAGCTATAAGTTTAGTTAATGCTGATATGGTGGGACATAGTGGTAATTTAGAGGCGACAATTAAAGCGATTGAAGCGATTGATCGAGCCTTGGGGATTTTGGTTGAAATTATTCAATCACAAAGGGGTCGAGCTATTATTCTTGGTAGTCACGGCAACGCCGAAGAAATGATTAAATTACAAACTGGCCAAATTGATCAAGAACATTCTTTAAATCCAGTCCCAATGATTTTTTTAGGTGCTGATTGGAAAAGGGATGATAGTTTAGTTAATTTATTGGATTTAAGTTTAATTCAACCAGCTGGTATTTTGGCTGATGTCGCGCCAACAATTTTAAAAATTATGGGAATTAAAACACCCCAAGAAATGACCGGCCATTCTTTAATTTAA
- the mutM gene encoding bifunctional DNA-formamidopyrimidine glycosylase/DNA-(apurinic or apyrimidinic site) lyase, with the protein MPELPEIETIKQDLADLIKNKKIRSIKINLAKQVQGSAKNLITKVKNRRVVKVHRRAKILILDLDNHWHLVFHLKMTGQLIYVDKNKIAGGGHPIKHDLQNLPNKYSHVIFNFTDGSQLFFNDTRQFGWVKLVADRELEKNLDKYGPEPLDSNFSLIKFKNQILKRAKTPIKPLLMDQKIIAGIGNIYAQEACFCAKILPTRKAENLKLSEIKKLYQCLKKILKQAIKKRGTSSSDYVDALGRSGSMNDYLKIYGRADEKCYCCGTRIKKIKQQQRSTCYCPKCQK; encoded by the coding sequence ATGCCCGAATTACCTGAAATAGAAACAATTAAACAAGATTTAGCTGATTTAATCAAAAATAAAAAAATCAGATCAATCAAAATTAATTTAGCTAAACAAGTTCAGGGTTCAGCTAAAAATTTAATAACCAAAGTTAAAAATAGGCGAGTGGTTAAAGTTCATCGGCGAGCTAAAATTTTAATTTTAGATTTAGATAATCATTGGCACTTGGTTTTTCATCTCAAAATGACCGGTCAACTTATTTACGTTGATAAAAATAAAATCGCCGGTGGTGGGCATCCTATTAAACACGATTTGCAAAATTTACCTAACAAGTATTCTCACGTTATTTTTAATTTTACAGATGGTTCGCAATTATTTTTTAATGATACTCGTCAATTTGGTTGGGTAAAATTGGTCGCCGATCGAGAATTAGAAAAAAATTTAGACAAATATGGACCAGAACCTTTAGATAGCAATTTTTCTTTAATTAAATTTAAAAATCAAATTTTAAAACGTGCCAAGACACCGATTAAGCCGTTGCTAATGGATCAAAAAATAATTGCCGGTATTGGTAATATTTATGCGCAAGAAGCATGTTTCTGTGCTAAAATTTTACCAACCCGTAAAGCTGAGAATTTAAAACTAAGCGAAATAAAAAAACTTTATCAATGTTTAAAAAAGATCTTAAAGCAAGCAATTAAAAAAAGAGGCACCTCTTCAAGCGATTACGTAGATGCTTTAGGGAGATCAGGTTCAATGAATGATTATTTAAAAATTTATGGCCGGGCAGATGAAAAGTGCTATTGCTGTGGAACTAGAATTAAAAAAATCAAACAACAACAACGTAGTACGTGTTATTGTCCTAAATGCCAGAAATAA
- a CDS encoding phosphatase PAP2 family protein → MNLDYQIFKIINDLAERNPILDYLGIFNAKYLIWVFAILLIVLVLFYKNKQKHRIILRVLICCLMSIISVLAINYLTSLFYFRPRPFVDHGVNLLIQINNLSKSLPSNHTAIAMTVAFCLYFFNKKNRLYFNFSSGFDWFSQNFCWCTLSLRYNYGWSNWLVGSFIEL, encoded by the coding sequence ATGAATTTAGATTATCAAATTTTTAAAATAATTAATGATTTAGCAGAACGAAATCCAATTTTAGATTATCTGGGGATTTTTAATGCTAAATATTTGATTTGGGTTTTTGCCATCTTACTGATAGTTTTGGTTTTATTCTATAAAAATAAACAAAAACATAGAATAATTTTGAGGGTTTTAATTTGTTGTTTAATGTCAATTATTAGTGTTTTGGCGATTAATTATTTGACATCATTATTTTATTTTAGACCCAGACCCTTTGTTGATCATGGAGTTAATTTATTAATTCAAATTAATAATTTAAGTAAATCATTGCCATCTAATCACACGGCTATAGCTATGACAGTGGCCTTTTGTTTATACTTTTTTAACAAAAAAAATAGGCTATATTTTAATTTTTCTAGCGGTTTTGATTGGTTTAGCCAGAATTTTTGTTGGTGTACATTATCCCTTAGATATAATTATGGGTGGTCTAATTGGTTGGTTGGTAGCTTTATTGAATTGTAA
- the pcm gene encoding protein-L-isoaspartate O-methyltransferase produces the protein MKELIQKLIDQGYLKTKKVIQALIKIKRQDFLPAELVKQATGNYPLPIGDGQTNSQPLTVAFMLELLDLQSGHKILDIGSGSGWTSALIAEIVGEYGRVVAIERVKGLKEFGEKNVRKYFSDKQVKFICADGSRGYKKLAPYDRIHVAAAGNEIPIELFRQLKVGGKLVMPLKNLSSELILIEKLNQKEYTEKRYPGFVFVPLIIN, from the coding sequence ATGAAAGAATTAATTCAAAAATTAATCGATCAAGGTTATTTAAAAACAAAAAAAGTTATTCAAGCCTTAATCAAAATTAAACGCCAAGATTTTTTACCAGCGGAATTGGTTAAACAAGCGACGGGTAATTATCCTTTACCAATTGGGGATGGTCAAACCAATTCACAACCTTTGACGGTGGCATTTATGTTAGAATTGCTAGATTTACAGTCAGGACATAAAATTTTAGATATTGGGTCTGGTTCGGGCTGGACGAGCGCCTTAATCGCTGAAATTGTAGGTGAATATGGTAGAGTAGTTGCCATTGAAAGAGTAAAAGGGTTAAAAGAATTTGGCGAAAAAAATGTTAGAAAATATTTTTCAGACAAACAGGTTAAATTTATTTGTGCAGATGGTTCAAGGGGTTATAAAAAATTAGCGCCTTATGATCGTATTCATGTGGCTGCAGCCGGAAACGAAATTCCAATTGAATTATTTCGTCAACTTAAAGTTGGGGGCAAATTAGTTATGCCATTAAAAAATTTATCCTCAGAGTTAATATTAATTGAAAAATTAAACCAAAAAGAATATACAGAAAAAAGATACCCAGGCTTTGTTTTTGTGCCTTTAATTATTAATTAA
- a CDS encoding sugar phosphate nucleotidyltransferase, with amino-acid sequence MYPLILAGGGGTRLWPVSREKYPKQLQALFGQKTLIQQTFERLNQGFKSENILISTNYQQVKHIQKQLPKLNQSNFILEPMPRGTAAAIGLAAFKIYQQDPTGILITINSDHYIKDSQEYIRVLKQVEQVVKDNPQQTVLVGIETAYPEVGYGYIERGEKMFTVGKEKIYKVKKFKEKPDIKTAENYFSHPDYFWNPAIFCWRVDYLIDLFKRYLPDQYKIFKKIQPAIGTRHEKKVLKTEFAKLQPVSIDYGIMEKTKEILMLIGKFEWLDIGHWRAVKEMMGVSQEDSVIKGKHIALESAGNLVYSESNKLVTTLGIKDLVIIDTPDILLICPKERSQEVKSIIAEIKKRGLENYL; translated from the coding sequence ATGTATCCATTAATTTTAGCTGGTGGTGGTGGTACGCGTTTGTGGCCAGTTTCACGAGAAAAATATCCCAAACAATTGCAAGCTTTATTCGGCCAAAAAACACTTATTCAGCAAACATTTGAACGTTTAAATCAAGGTTTTAAAAGTGAAAATATTTTAATTAGTACTAATTATCAGCAGGTTAAGCATATTCAAAAGCAATTACCTAAATTAAATCAGTCTAATTTTATTTTAGAGCCCATGCCTCGTGGTACGGCGGCAGCTATTGGTTTAGCGGCTTTTAAAATTTACCAGCAAGATCCAACAGGAATTTTAATTACAATTAATTCAGATCATTATATTAAAGATAGTCAAGAATATATACGCGTTTTAAAACAAGTTGAACAAGTTGTTAAAGATAATCCCCAACAGACCGTTTTAGTTGGCATTGAAACAGCTTATCCCGAGGTGGGCTATGGTTATATTGAACGGGGAGAAAAAATGTTTACAGTCGGTAAGGAGAAAATTTATAAAGTTAAAAAATTCAAAGAAAAACCTGATATTAAAACGGCTGAAAATTATTTTTCTCATCCAGATTATTTTTGGAATCCAGCTATCTTTTGCTGGCGAGTTGATTATCTGATAGACTTATTTAAGCGTTATTTACCGGATCAATATAAAATTTTTAAAAAAATTCAGCCGGCCATTGGTACGCGCCATGAGAAAAAAGTTTTAAAAACAGAATTTGCCAAACTTCAGCCAGTTTCAATTGATTATGGTATTATGGAAAAAACCAAGGAGATATTAATGTTGATTGGTAAATTCGAATGGTTAGATATCGGTCACTGGCGAGCAGTGAAAGAAATGATGGGTGTTAGCCAGGAGGACAGTGTCATTAAGGGTAAACATATTGCCCTAGAAAGCGCGGGAAATTTAGTTTACAGTGAATCAAATAAATTAGTCACCACTTTGGGTATAAAAGATTTGGTAATTATTGATACGCCAGATATTTTATTAATTTGCCCCAAAGAAAGATCGCAAGAGGTTAAATCAATTATTGCTGAAATAAAAAAGCGCGGTTTAGAAAATTACTTATAA
- the mltG gene encoding endolytic transglycosylase MltG has translation MSIKKIKFIFLLIIILTIIYLGYFFSLIYFSNNTNLNQERFVIESGQGVKQITSKLKQDGLIKNKFLFEVYIYLKKSEANFQVGEFYLRPGLGYKKIVQKLTSTTEAKEKQITLIEGWRVDDIGQYLEEQGLFSKKEFLELVGWPRINYNFNDDLSRPKDFSEDYDFLQDKPKNYGLEGYIFPDTYRIYQEASIEDIVRKSLDNFNTKLTSELRQEIKKQNRSIYEIITLASIIEKEVVRDEDRKIVAGIFYNRLNINMGLQADSTINYITGKQNTRSTIEDLEVDSLYNTYKYRGLPPGPICNPGLSSILAAIYPAETDYLYFLTTPEGEAIFSRNFEEHKINKAKYL, from the coding sequence ATGTCGATTAAAAAAATCAAATTTATTTTTTTACTAATTATTATTTTAACAATAATTTACCTTGGTTATTTTTTTAGTTTAATTTATTTTTCTAATAACACGAATTTAAACCAAGAGAGATTTGTTATTGAAAGTGGGCAGGGAGTTAAACAAATTACTTCTAAGTTAAAACAAGATGGTTTGATTAAAAACAAGTTTTTATTTGAAGTATATATTTATCTAAAAAAAAGCGAGGCTAATTTTCAGGTAGGAGAATTTTATTTAAGGCCAGGTTTGGGTTATAAAAAAATAGTCCAAAAATTAACCAGCACAACTGAAGCCAAAGAAAAACAAATCACCCTAATTGAAGGCTGGAGAGTGGATGATATTGGTCAATATTTAGAAGAGCAAGGCTTGTTTTCTAAAAAAGAATTTTTAGAATTAGTTGGTTGGCCAAGAATTAATTATAATTTTAATGACGATTTGTCTAGACCTAAAGATTTTTCTGAGGATTATGATTTTTTACAAGATAAGCCAAAAAATTATGGATTGGAAGGTTATATTTTCCCAGATACTTATAGAATTTATCAAGAAGCGAGTATTGAAGATATTGTTCGTAAATCTTTGGATAATTTTAATACTAAATTAACTTCAGAGTTGCGTCAGGAAATTAAAAAACAAAATAGGTCAATTTATGAAATTATCACCCTAGCTTCAATTATCGAGAAAGAGGTGGTGCGTGATGAAGATCGGAAAATTGTAGCTGGAATTTTTTATAATCGTTTAAATATAAACATGGGCTTACAGGCAGATTCAACTATTAATTATATTACCGGCAAACAAAATACTCGTTCAACAATTGAAGATTTAGAAGTTGATTCTTTATATAATACTTACAAATATCGTGGCTTGCCACCTGGGCCAATTTGTAATCCAGGTTTATCTTCAATTTTAGCCGCAATTTATCCAGCTGAGACTGATTATTTATATTTTTTAACCACCCCAGAGGGAGAAGCAATTTTTAGCCGAAATTTTGAAGAACACAAAATTAACAAGGCTAAATATTTATAA
- the rplJ gene encoding 50S ribosomal protein L10: MPKTRQQKADILQELQDRLAKIKTAVFSNYHGLSVQELEELRQELNKNQADYMVAPKTLFNLAAKENKIENVNTKELNGSLGVAFGYGDEVSTAKVLSEFKKKHEKLNIVGGIFENQFITAEKVEALAKIPTRPELLAKVVGSLKAPISGLANVLQGNLRNLVYVLNAIKDNKA; encoded by the coding sequence ATGCCAAAAACAAGACAACAAAAAGCAGATATTCTGCAAGAATTACAAGATAGATTAGCTAAAATCAAAACAGCTGTTTTTTCGAATTATCATGGTTTGAGCGTGCAAGAATTAGAAGAATTAAGACAAGAATTAAATAAGAACCAAGCGGATTACATGGTTGCGCCTAAAACTTTATTTAATTTAGCCGCTAAAGAAAACAAGATTGAAAATGTTAATACTAAGGAACTTAATGGAAGTTTGGGGGTAGCCTTCGGTTATGGAGACGAAGTCAGTACAGCTAAAGTTTTATCAGAATTTAAAAAGAAACATGAAAAGTTAAATATCGTTGGTGGTATTTTTGAAAATCAATTTATCACCGCTGAAAAGGTCGAAGCCTTGGCAAAAATTCCAACCCGACCAGAATTATTGGCCAAAGTGGTCGGTAGCTTAAAAGCACCTATTTCTGGTTTGGCGAATGTCTTGCAAGGCAATCTACGTAATTTAGTTTACGTTTTAAATGCAATTAAAGATAATAAAGCTTAA
- the rplL gene encoding 50S ribosomal protein L7/L12, with product MTTPTDEQAPVEETKKEEVKEESKVETKEVEVPDKFKKLVEEIEKMSVLDLSELVKILEDKFGVSAAAPMAMMGVVAGGGAEAVEEKDSFDVELTAAGDNKIGVIKVVREITQKGLKEAKDLVDGAPQIVKEGAKKAEAEEIKKKIEEAGGKVTLK from the coding sequence ATAACAACTCCAACTGACGAACAAGCTCCAGTTGAAGAAACTAAAAAAGAAGAAGTTAAAGAAGAGTCCAAGGTTGAAACTAAAGAAGTTGAAGTTCCCGACAAATTTAAAAAATTAGTCGAGGAAATTGAAAAAATGTCAGTCTTGGATTTATCAGAATTAGTTAAAATTTTAGAAGATAAATTCGGTGTTTCAGCCGCTGCTCCTATGGCTATGATGGGAGTTGTAGCTGGCGGGGGAGCTGAAGCTGTTGAAGAAAAAGACAGTTTTGACGTTGAATTAACCGCAGCTGGTGACAATAAAATCGGTGTGATTAAGGTTGTCCGCGAAATCACCCAAAAGGGTCTTAAAGAAGCTAAAGATTTAGTTGACGGTGCTCCACAAATAGTAAAAGAAGGAGCTAAAAAGGCTGAAGCTGAAGAAATTAAGAAAAAAATAGAAGAAGCTGGTGGTAAGGTGACTTTAAAATAA
- a CDS encoding winged helix-turn-helix domain-containing protein — protein sequence MLEQLFGSKARLEILKLFIDEEGPFYVREIGKKTHLHINSVRRELDNLEKLGLLKSLSQLRGEHDKKYYQLDRDFVLYPEIKALIKKAHLILQEPLINDLNKIGQTNLLVLSGFFVNSSDSPTDVLIVGKFNKNKLNFLMKKFQKDVGQEIRYTILSPNEFKYRRDLTDKFLFNILEQRKIILIDKYKLNGK from the coding sequence ATGCTTGAACAACTTTTTGGTTCAAAGGCGCGCTTAGAGATTTTAAAGCTATTCATTGATGAAGAGGGCCCTTTTTATGTTAGAGAGATCGGTAAAAAAACACATTTGCACATTAATTCGGTTAGGCGGGAATTAGATAATTTAGAAAAGTTGGGTTTATTAAAAAGTTTAAGTCAATTACGGGGAGAACACGATAAAAAATATTATCAGCTTGATAGAGACTTTGTTTTATATCCGGAAATTAAGGCTTTAATAAAAAAAGCACATTTAATCTTACAAGAACCTTTAATCAATGATTTAAATAAAATCGGTCAAACTAATCTTTTAGTTTTAAGCGGTTTTTTTGTTAATTCCAGTGATAGTCCAACTGACGTTTTAATTGTGGGTAAATTTAACAAAAATAAATTAAATTTTTTAATGAAAAAGTTTCAAAAAGACGTGGGTCAAGAAATTCGTTATACTATTTTATCGCCAAATGAATTTAAATATCGACGCGATTTAACTGATAAATTTTTATTCAATATTTTAGAACAACGCAAGATAATTTTGATTGACAAATATAAGTTAAATGGCAAATAA
- the tsaB gene encoding tRNA (adenosine(37)-N6)-threonylcarbamoyltransferase complex dimerization subunit type 1 TsaB → MANKMYLFIDTSQREYLILALLDEQRIVSRVKILSQGKQSDKILFYLDKSLNQQKIKLQNLTGVIVVQGPGSFVGLRVGISLANALGYSLKIPVVGTLEKDLSKIVNNIKKLFKKKSSIIVLAKYGQDLKIKKTKH, encoded by the coding sequence ATGGCAAATAAAATGTATTTATTTATTGATACTAGTCAGCGAGAATATTTAATTTTAGCTTTATTAGACGAACAGCGCATAGTCAGTCGGGTTAAAATTTTATCTCAAGGTAAACAGTCAGACAAAATTTTATTTTACTTAGATAAATCATTGAATCAACAAAAAATTAAATTACAAAATTTAACGGGTGTTATTGTTGTGCAGGGACCAGGTTCGTTTGTCGGTTTACGTGTCGGCATAAGTTTGGCCAACGCTTTGGGTTATAGTTTAAAAATTCCAGTCGTTGGTACCCTGGAAAAAGATTTATCAAAGATAGTTAATAATATTAAAAAATTATTTAAAAAAAAGTCGTCTATAATCGTTTTGGCTAAATATGGCCAAGATTTAAAAATTAAAAAAACTAAACACTAA
- the asnS gene encoding asparagine--tRNA ligase, translated as MEYILLKDVEQYLNQEVTLKGWIFNYRSSGGIYFLQFRDGTGLVQGVVVKNSVSPKVWEDCQKITLETSLTLTGKIKSEKRSPYGYEIEIKDLKLIQIAEEYPIGKKEHGPEFLMDQRHLWLRSSKQWAIQKVRNTIINATYEYFNQQGFTKIDAPILTPTACEGTTTLFEVDYFGKEKAYLSQSGQLYIEAAIFSHNRVFDFGPTFRAEKSKTRRHLTEFWMMDAEMAFAEHEENMKVQEDLIYHILQRVLEKNIEDLQILERDISFLEKIDKPFNRLTYKEAIKKLGELGSKIKLGEDLGAADETLLTKQYDRPIFVEKYPAQMKAFYMKHDPEDQDLALCDDLLAPEGYGEIIGGSQREDDYEILLKRMQDHKLPMKDFGWYLDLRKYGSVPHSGFGYGLERIVAWTCGLKHVRETIPFPRMLTRLRP; from the coding sequence ATGGAATACATATTACTCAAAGATGTAGAACAATATTTAAATCAGGAGGTGACTCTCAAAGGTTGGATTTTTAATTACCGTTCATCCGGTGGAATTTATTTTTTACAGTTCAGAGATGGTACTGGTTTGGTGCAGGGTGTCGTAGTTAAAAATAGCGTTTCACCTAAAGTTTGGGAGGATTGTCAAAAAATTACCCTAGAAACCAGTTTAACTCTGACTGGCAAAATTAAATCAGAAAAACGGTCGCCTTATGGTTATGAAATAGAAATTAAGGATTTAAAATTAATCCAAATTGCCGAAGAGTATCCGATTGGTAAAAAAGAACATGGTCCAGAATTTTTAATGGATCAACGGCATTTATGGCTGAGATCATCTAAACAATGGGCTATTCAAAAAGTTCGTAACACAATTATCAACGCGACATATGAATATTTTAATCAACAAGGTTTTACTAAAATTGATGCACCTATTTTAACTCCTACGGCTTGCGAGGGGACGACAACTTTATTTGAGGTAGATTATTTTGGCAAGGAAAAGGCCTATTTATCACAAAGTGGTCAATTGTATATTGAAGCAGCTATTTTTAGTCATAATCGAGTTTTTGACTTTGGACCAACTTTTAGAGCTGAAAAAAGTAAAACGCGACGGCATTTAACAGAGTTTTGGATGATGGACGCCGAAATGGCATTTGCGGAACATGAAGAAAACATGAAAGTCCAAGAAGACTTAATTTATCATATCTTACAACGAGTTTTAGAAAAAAACATAGAAGATTTGCAGATTTTAGAAAGAGACATTAGCTTTTTAGAAAAAATTGATAAACCGTTTAACCGTTTAACCTATAAAGAAGCGATTAAAAAATTAGGGGAGTTGGGTTCAAAAATTAAATTAGGAGAGGACTTAGGTGCGGCTGACGAAACATTATTAACCAAACAATATGATCGGCCTATTTTTGTTGAAAAATACCCAGCCCAAATGAAAGCTTTCTATATGAAACATGATCCAGAAGATCAAGATTTAGCATTGTGTGATGATTTATTAGCTCCTGAGGGTTATGGTGAAATTATTGGTGGTTCGCAAAGGGAAGATGACTATGAAATTTTATTAAAGCGCATGCAAGATCATAAATTACCAATGAAAGATTTCGGTTGGTATCTAGATTTAAGAAAGTATGGTTCAGTGCCACACTCGGGTTTTGGTTATGGCTTAGAAAGAATTGTAGCTTGGACGTGTGGGTTAAAACATGTCAGAGAAACAATTCCATTCCCTAGGATGTTGACAAGATTGCGACCGTAA
- a CDS encoding GNAT family N-acetyltransferase, producing the protein MSKINFECIHDLPTAKQLWLEFSPDKIIYDNWDFRYCFYQDNQFDLYFYVGQIDGKNIGLLPLQFNTRRHCLEFFGSAYMEDNQVFIKPEYEKYIPEFYQLINQQTQLEDIIGRDSFTQSLELLEYKYVADLSDVKNLDDYLKKYFRNKRRKNLLKIIEIVENKQPQIFYDQKEDLSRLMELNRKNFGEESSFSDPLFTKVFDYLMSINLNFHLITIVINNIKESVSLAVKYKDTYTYMNAGTNKKDHPNLGSYINLKNIELAINLGCKTFDAGVEDLGWKEKWHLDKISQYKFYKD; encoded by the coding sequence ATGTCTAAAATTAATTTTGAATGTATTCACGACTTGCCAACAGCCAAACAACTCTGGCTAGAATTCAGTCCAGATAAAATTATTTATGATAATTGGGATTTTCGCTATTGTTTTTATCAAGATAATCAATTTGATTTATATTTTTACGTTGGCCAAATTGACGGTAAAAATATTGGCTTATTGCCTTTACAATTTAATACTCGCCGTCATTGTCTAGAATTTTTTGGTAGTGCTTATATGGAAGATAATCAAGTTTTTATTAAACCCGAATATGAAAAATATATTCCTGAATTTTATCAACTCATCAATCAACAGACTCAATTAGAAGATATTATCGGTCGTGACAGCTTCACTCAATCTTTAGAATTGTTAGAATATAAGTATGTAGCTGACTTGTCTGATGTTAAAAATTTAGATGATTATTTAAAAAAATATTTTCGCAACAAACGTCGCAAAAATTTATTAAAAATTATTGAAATAGTCGAAAATAAACAACCCCAAATTTTTTACGATCAAAAAGAGGATTTATCAAGATTAATGGAACTCAATCGTAAAAATTTTGGCGAAGAATCAAGTTTCAGCGATCCACTCTTTACTAAAGTCTTTGACTATTTAATGTCGATTAATTTGAATTTTCATTTAATTACTATTGTGATTAATAATATTAAAGAGTCTGTTTCTTTAGCAGTTAAATATAAAGATACTTATACCTATATGAACGCTGGCACTAATAAAAAAGACCATCCGAATTTAGGGTCATATATAAATTTAAAAAATATTGAACTGGCTATTAATTTGGGTTGCAAAACGTTTGACGCCGGAGTTGAAGATTTAGGCTGGAAAGAAAAATGGCATCTAGACAAAATATCACAATATAAATTTTATAAAGATTAA